One part of the Nymphaea colorata isolate Beijing-Zhang1983 chromosome 8, ASM883128v2, whole genome shotgun sequence genome encodes these proteins:
- the LOC126410300 gene encoding uncharacterized protein LOC126410300, with protein sequence MGAQNPPGGFDESAIVTAPVATTTVVVPAVVADAIVSNAASAVVVRAIGVTDSVADGGGDDCGGDGDCGGGDDCGGTGGGDDCGGAVGGVGGDGGAEDEESGAERGGVHGSPRETPFNASVFLL encoded by the exons ATGGGAGCCCAGAATCCACCGGGGG GATTCGACGAATCCGCCATTGTCACCGCCCCCGTAGCAACGACCACTGTCGTTGTTCCTGCTGTCGTCGCAGACGCTATTGTTTCTAATGCTGCTTCCGCTGTTGTCGTTCGTGCTATTGGTGTTACTGATTCTGTtgctgatggtggtggtgatgattgCGGTGGTGATGGCGAttgtggtggtggtgatgattgTGGTGGTActggtggtggtgatgattgTGGCGGTGCTGTTGGTGGTGTCGGCGGCGACGGAGGCGCGGAGGATGAAGAATCTGGGGCCGAAAGAGGTGGTGTACACGGGTCTCCGAGGGAGACACCATTTAACGCCTCTGTTTTTCTACTGTAA